The window TGTCTGGTGTTGTATGAAGACGCATAAGAATCTCTATAGGGCTTAGCCACTTTGATGAATTGTCTATCTGTGGAAAGATTGTAAAGATTTGCGATGTAAATGTTTCATGAAATACATACAATGCATCGTTTAATTTCAATAACTCCCTTTCTGTCTCGTTTAGCTGTGACGCTTTTTTATTAAATGCTTTATAGAGTTGCGATAGAAAAATAAATTTACCATTTTTAAAGAAATCGTTATAGCTTGCATATCTGCCCTTTATATGCAGCTGTTTTTTTAAAATTTTGCTTTTAATAAAAAAGAGTGGCATATTTTTAAATTCATCGGGATAGAGCAAAATTCCTAAGACAACCTGGTTATAATTTAATCCGTATATTTTTCTTTTATGTGTTATCTTTTTTGTGATAGACAGATTTAAGCTATCAAGAGGCTGTATCCGTCCATTTGAAAGAATGGCTATTTTTCCAAATTCATTGGCGATGCTTTTTGTTTTTTTAGCGTATAGGTTAAGATTGAAAGCCATTGATTGGATAGATAATGCTACTATTGCAATAATTATAAAAAAAGTTAATTGTCTCTTTAAAAAAAGTAAAGAATACACCAAAAAGGCGATTGATATAAGTAAAAAACCAAAAAAAACTACTTTTGCGCCAGGATCATAGCTTACCGTCAAAATCGTGCCTTTTTTGTCTGGATCGTAGGCTGTTTGATATATATTGTATCCCCTATACGATAAAATATAGTTCATGTAAATATGGTATGGGAATTTTCTGTGGAACTGTTTATCAATCACCTCAATGTAGCTATCATAGGAGCTTGGCTGATTACTACCTGGATAGTAGGAAATTGAGAATTTTGTTAATTTAACGACAAAAGGGATACTCCTTTTTGTTATTGTGTTGTTTTTTATGATTTCTATTGTTGAGGATGACTGGTTGTTTCTTAAGTGCAGAATGCCTGAGAAACCAAAAAAATGCGTAATAAAAGAGCCTGCAATTATAATGACTATAGAAACATGCAAAAGCAAAATCCATAGGTTTTTTTTAGAGGGTTTATATTGTTTAAAAATATAGATAATAGCCATAAATATAAATAGAAAAGCAATACCTACAGGCCAGGTTCCATAGATATAATTTGATAAGTTTTGGTTTAAGGTTGCAATAAGAAGAATTATACTAAACAGGAGGATAATACAGAACGATAGTTTTAGGATAAATTCATAGGTAGTTTGTTTCTTGTTCACAAAATAATTTTACCAAAGAAAAACTTTTTAAACAAGACAAAATAACAATAAATTTATTCTTTAAATACTCAAAATTAAAATTTTTTCTTGACAATTTATTTATTTTATCTTTAATATAGAAGGGGTAATTATTTTTTAGTTAATTATTTAATTGGTGTTTGGGAGGTATGGTATGGGCAAGAAGAAACTTTCGAGGAGGTCACTTTTAAAAGGTGCGGCTATAGGTGGAATTGGTGCAGCTGTAGCAGGCAGTCAGCTTCTTGGCAAAACACCAAAAGCGGATGCAGCAGGAATCTCGGGCGAGCTTGCCAGGGTTATGAAGGAAAGAGGACTTTCACCAGATGATGTGCTGGCTGCTGCAAAAACCTATATCCCTGAGGGTGTACACGATCCTTATCTGTGTATTTCCTCTGGTGGTCAAAGCGGTCAGTTGATTTTATACG is drawn from Hippea jasoniae and contains these coding sequences:
- the ccsA gene encoding cytochrome c biogenesis protein CcsA codes for the protein MNKKQTTYEFILKLSFCIILLFSIILLIATLNQNLSNYIYGTWPVGIAFLFIFMAIIYIFKQYKPSKKNLWILLLHVSIVIIIAGSFITHFFGFSGILHLRNNQSSSTIEIIKNNTITKRSIPFVVKLTKFSISYYPGSNQPSSYDSYIEVIDKQFHRKFPYHIYMNYILSYRGYNIYQTAYDPDKKGTILTVSYDPGAKVVFFGFLLISIAFLVYSLLFLKRQLTFFIIIAIVALSIQSMAFNLNLYAKKTKSIANEFGKIAILSNGRIQPLDSLNLSITKKITHKRKIYGLNYNQVVLGILLYPDEFKNMPLFFIKSKILKKQLHIKGRYASYNDFFKNGKFIFLSQLYKAFNKKASQLNETERELLKLNDALYVFHETFTSQIFTIFPQIDNSSKWLSPIEILMRLHTTPDKLYSQEFLIFYRIIKALKDNNAKQLTKQVDTLYTLQKNLAGSIMPSKTKLNLEILYNHLNIFEKLIGVYTLLGIIGIIIGLVEIIFQKQLKKIKKTLYSLGFIAILIHAANMGLRWYIASHAPWSDAYESIVFIGFSSALVSMLFIKKSPLVFGGGFFAAGMFMLTAAISDVNPQITNMVPVLKSYWLVIHVAFSIISYGFFSIAAILGLLNIIIYFFIKKKNKSTEQLSNIIEINIYFGLMLLVIGTIFGAVWAYQSWGSYWSWDPKETWSLISILIYSFILHLKYIRKLSDILLSILAFLGFDFILLTYFGVNFYIAAGLHSYGRGSGSIMLFYFMLALAAIWYGLSFYVIGFFKRRY